In the Cellulomonas sp. C5510 genome, CTCCGACGACGCCACACCCGAGATCCACGTGCACCCGGGCGGCCAGGGCCTCTGGGTGGCGAGGATGGCGTACTCGCTGGGTGCCGACGTGGTGGTCTGCGGGCCGTTCGGCGGCGAGGTCGGCACCGTCCTGGGCCACCTGGCGGAGGTCGAGAACCTGCGGGTGCGCCGGGTCTCGTACGCCGGCGGGAACGGCGCGTACCTGCACGACCGCCGCGGTGGCGAGCGCGCCGAGCTGGCGTTCATGCCGCCGGCCCGCCTGGACCGCCACGAGCTCGACGACCTCTACGGCACCGTCCTGGTGGAGGCGCTCGACGCGGACGTGTGCGTCGTCACCGGCGCCTACCCGACGCCGCTGCTGCCCCCGTCGTTCTTCGGCCGGCTGGTCGGGGACCTGCGGGCGGCGGGGGTGCGCACGGTGGCGGACCTGTCCGGGAAGGCCGCCGTCGCCGCGGCGGAGGCCGGGGCCGACGTGCTGAAGATGTCGCACGAGGAGCTGGTCGAGGCGGGGCTCGCCGTGGACGACTCCGTGGCGTCGCTGCGCGCGGGCGCCCGGCGGCTGCTGCGCGAGGCACCGGCACCCCCGGACGGCCACGACGCGGACGGCGTGCCGGCCGGGCAGGTCGGCGCGATGCTGGTGTCGCGCGCCGCGGAGCCGGCGTTGCTGGTGACGCCGGAGGGCGTCGCGGAGATCGTGCCCCCGTCGGTCACCACCGTGGACCACCGCGGGGCGGGCGACTCGATGACCGCGGGCACGGCCGTCGGTGTCGGACGCGGGCTGCGGCTCACGGAGGCCGCCCGGCTCGGCGCTGCGGCGGGGGCCCTGAACGTCACACGGCGCGGGCTGGGGACGGGCCACCGGGAGCAGATCGAGCGGTTCGCGGAGCAGATCACGGTCCGCGAGATCGACTGAGGAGGGAGCGGCCGTGCGGGTGCTGGTGACGAACGACGACGGGATCGAGTCCCCGGGGCTGGCCGTGCTGGCGCGGGTCGCGCTGGACGCCGGGGCGGACGAGGTGGTGGTCGCGG is a window encoding:
- a CDS encoding PfkB family carbohydrate kinase translates to MPTSRNPRVCVLAPTPILTVTLENGSDDATPEIHVHPGGQGLWVARMAYSLGADVVVCGPFGGEVGTVLGHLAEVENLRVRRVSYAGGNGAYLHDRRGGERAELAFMPPARLDRHELDDLYGTVLVEALDADVCVVTGAYPTPLLPPSFFGRLVGDLRAAGVRTVADLSGKAAVAAAEAGADVLKMSHEELVEAGLAVDDSVASLRAGARRLLREAPAPPDGHDADGVPAGQVGAMLVSRAAEPALLVTPEGVAEIVPPSVTTVDHRGAGDSMTAGTAVGVGRGLRLTEAARLGAAAGALNVTRRGLGTGHREQIERFAEQITVREID